In Microbacterium pumilum, the following proteins share a genomic window:
- a CDS encoding TOBE domain-containing protein: MSTFKIAEAARLLGVSDDTVRRWVDGGTLPTTGSSPIEIPGEALAARAVELASGPHDPGDVLSSARNRFVGIVTKVQVDGVMAQVDIQAGPHRVVSLMSAEAVRELGLEVGALAVAVVKATSVIVETKKD, from the coding sequence ATGTCCACCTTCAAGATCGCCGAGGCTGCCCGTCTGCTCGGTGTGAGCGACGACACCGTGCGGCGATGGGTCGACGGGGGCACTCTCCCGACGACGGGCTCGTCGCCGATCGAAATTCCGGGCGAGGCGCTCGCCGCACGTGCCGTGGAACTCGCGTCCGGACCGCACGATCCCGGCGACGTGCTCTCGAGTGCGCGGAATCGCTTCGTGGGCATCGTCACCAAGGTGCAGGTGGATGGCGTCATGGCCCAGGTCGACATCCAAGCCGGTCCGCATCGTGTGGTGTCGCTGATGTCGGCCGAGGCGGTGCGTGAGCTGGGGCTCGAGGTGGGCGCGCTCGCGGTCGCCGTCGTCAAGGCCACCTCCGTCATCGTCGAGACGAAGAAGGACTGA
- a CDS encoding ThiF family adenylyltransferase, translating to MPFPPLVEPVAALEDDERTRTARHTRLAGFGELGQRRLAAAHVAVVGAGGLGSPVVLALAAAGVGTLTVIDDDAVEASNLQRQIMHRVQDVGEPKVGSAVRTAADLSPRTVVDPVRAWLTADNARELLAGADVVVDGTDTFDTREAVASACEDLGVPLVWGVVQEFHAQVTVFWSTPPAGAPAVRLADLYPPESVGDVPTCEQVGVLGSLCMQVGAILATETIKLVTGVGEPLLGRVLVIDALRGRTDEVPLRSSVGPAEPRTRLAPIPHVDLTAALAAQADGATILDVREPYETAEGVIPGAITIPLDEVLSDPAVVGSGPLVVVCKVGARALRAARALQQAGIPASVLTGGMDAWDASSLPRVTA from the coding sequence ATGCCATTTCCCCCGCTGGTGGAGCCGGTCGCGGCGCTCGAAGACGACGAACGCACCCGCACGGCGCGGCACACCCGTCTCGCCGGTTTCGGCGAACTCGGCCAACGACGCCTTGCAGCCGCGCACGTCGCGGTCGTCGGGGCCGGTGGACTCGGATCCCCGGTCGTGCTGGCGCTCGCCGCGGCCGGCGTCGGCACACTGACGGTCATCGACGACGACGCGGTCGAGGCATCGAATCTCCAGCGACAGATCATGCATCGAGTGCAGGATGTCGGCGAGCCCAAGGTCGGCTCCGCCGTCAGGACCGCCGCGGACCTGTCGCCGCGGACCGTCGTCGACCCCGTCAGGGCGTGGCTCACCGCAGACAACGCCAGGGAGCTCCTCGCCGGGGCGGACGTGGTCGTCGACGGCACCGACACCTTCGATACGCGCGAGGCGGTGGCGTCGGCGTGTGAGGACCTCGGTGTCCCCCTGGTGTGGGGCGTCGTGCAGGAGTTCCACGCGCAGGTGACGGTGTTCTGGTCGACCCCGCCCGCCGGAGCCCCCGCCGTCCGGCTGGCCGATCTGTACCCGCCCGAGAGCGTCGGCGACGTCCCGACATGCGAGCAGGTCGGAGTGCTCGGGTCGCTCTGCATGCAGGTCGGGGCGATTCTCGCGACCGAGACCATCAAGCTGGTGACCGGCGTCGGCGAGCCCCTCCTCGGCCGGGTGCTCGTGATCGACGCCCTGCGCGGTCGCACCGACGAGGTGCCGCTGCGCTCGAGCGTCGGTCCCGCCGAGCCGCGCACGCGTCTCGCTCCCATCCCTCACGTCGACCTCACCGCTGCACTTGCCGCACAGGCCGATGGCGCGACCATCCTCGATGTCCGCGAGCCGTACGAGACCGCCGAGGGCGTGATCCCCGGCGCCATCACGATCCCCCTCGACGAGGTGCTCTCAGATCCTGCCGTCGTCGGCTCAGGACCCCTTGTGGTGGTGTGCAAGGTCGGTGCACGAGCCCTCCGCGCCGCACGAGCCCTGCAGCAGGCGGGGATTCCGGCATCCGTTCTCACCGGCGGAATGGACGCGTGGGACGCGTCCTCACTGCCGCGGGTCACCGCGTGA